One Arachis hypogaea cultivar Tifrunner chromosome 18, arahy.Tifrunner.gnm2.J5K5, whole genome shotgun sequence genomic window, tttagtatgtttttagtaggatctagttacttttagggatgtttttattagtttttatgttaaattcacatttatagactttactatgagtttgtgtatttttttgtgatttcaggtattttctggctgaaattgagggacttgagcaaaaatcagattcagaggttgaagaaggactgctgatgctgttggattctgacctccctgcactcaaagtggattttctggagctacagaactcaaaatggcgcgctttcaattgcgttagaaagtagacatccagagctttccagcaatatataatagtccatactttggccgagtttagaagacgcaaaagggcgttgaacgccagttctatgctgcagtctggagttaaacgccagaaacacgtcacgaaccagagttgaacgccagaaacacgttacaacctggcgttcaactccagaaagagcctctgcacgtgtaacattcaagctcagcccaagcacacaccaagtgggccccagaagtggatttatgcatcaattacttacttctgtaaaccctagtagctagtttagtataaataggactttttactattgtattagacatctttgattagttttatgctatcttagactctcatggggctggccattcggccattcctggaccattatcacttatgtattttcaaacggtagagtttctgcactccatagattaaggtgtggaggtctgctgttcctcatgaattaatgcaaagtactactattttctattcaattcaacttattccgcttctaagatatccattcgcacccaagaacatgatgaatgtgatgattatgtgacgctcatcatcattctcacttatgaacgcgtgcctgacaaacacttccgttctacatgcaaccaagctagaatgagtatctcttagatatctaatacaggggaccgagtccgagttattagtatcttcgtggtataagttagaacccatggatggccattcctaagatctggaaagtctaaatcttgtctgtgatattccgagtaggatctgggaagggatggttgtgacgatcttcaaactcgcgagtgctgggcgtaatgacagacgcaaaaggagggtgaatcctattccagtatgatcgagaacctcagatgattagccgtgccatgacagagcatttggacctttttcacaagaggatgggatgtagccattgacaacggtgatgcccttacagaaagcttgccatggaaaggagtaagactgattggatgaagacagcggaaaAGCAGAgagtcagaggaacgaaagcatctctatacgcttatctgaaattctcaccaatgatatacataagtatttctatctttatttcctgtttatttattattaatagtcgaaaactccataactacttgatatccgcctgactgagatttacaaggtgaccatagcttgcttcaagccgacaatctccgtgggatcgacccttactcacgtaaggttttattacttggacgacccagtgcacttgctggttagttgtgcgaagttgtgaagttatgtctggaccatggtattgtgcaccagtttttggagccattgccagggagagaacgaacaacaaattttacaacctcagagtaacaatttcgcataccagtttGGCAGTCTCAAATTTTTAGTCCAACCCTCCTTTATGTCGGGTTATACGAGTCACTTCGACGGATTTTGGCCCATTTGCACCCCAAGTTCCCATCCATTTTCGGGTGGCAGGTCGTGAGAATTTCATGAGTCCCAATCTAGCCCCAAAATACCAGTAATCCCTGCAAATACCTTTTTTGGCTGTTTTTATGATCATTCCTATTACTAGCATTCATTGGTTTGTGATGTGGAGTTATTCTAGCCACTCAATAAATTCTCAGATAATCAATGTTTAGCTAGGTTATATCATTTTTATACAGTCACATGTATCCTTGAGAAAgctttaactttttattttttattgaataaattaccatttgtacccataaaggATACAGATGATGACAAATGtacccatataagaataaaacaacAATTATAACCACGAAAGATGGCTTCCGTGTGCCAAGAGTACCCGGACGTTGGTTACACAATTGGTCTATTGGGGTATTCTTGGCACACGGAAGCTATCTTCCGTGGgtacaattgtcgttttattcttatatggatacatttgtcagcgtttgtatctttcatggatacaaatggtaatttattcttttttattagcTATCTTTTTATCTACTTTGCACTGGATCTTTCTCATTGCCATCCTTCCAAGCTGCTCCAACTATCTGCAATATGCGTCTATCCTCTCTCTTCTTTTTAAGTTTCAAACTTTGTTGCATACAATTAGCTAGCTCAATTTTCCACCCTGATGACCCTCTGTTATTCTCCACCATCTTCCCTCCTTCTTCTTCGCCGTCGTTTGCTAATTTAACATAATATATATCTCCACTTTCTGCTTTATAGTCTTGCTTgtatttctctttctttcttctttcattgtTCTCACTCAACTTCTCCTTGTTGTTCCTATAATTCCAACGTGTGTGTATCAGCTCATAATCATTATATAATGCTGGAGTTATTTTTTAAGCATGCACTTCTCTATTGCTGCCATTTGTCTAGTTGTTGTGAATCACTACTTCATATTCTGTTATCCTTGGGATGTGGACTTCATAGCTTGATTCAAATATGTGATGTTCCTTTTGATCTagattctttctttctctttgagTTAACTCTTTCCTGATCTAATTAGTTGGATCTTCAATGTTGGGCTCTTTTTCAGCCTGCTTGCTTAGTTGAACATGAGTTGTTTCTCTATTGGGCCTTTTGTCAATATTTAACCCAAATCTTACCCTCTATTGGAACtctccttcagcttcttgttggGCTGGTCTTTCTATTCCCTTATTATTTTCCCTGGTCTCCCTTGCTGAACTATCTATTATATAGACTGCCCTTAATTCCTCTAGGTTAGTATTCATTCTCTGAAAATTTGGGATATTCTGTGTTTTCTTTACTTGCCCCTCTGctctttctctctcattctcTTCCACAAATTGATTTTTCAAGAAATCTTCTTCCTTTAATTCATACTGCAAATTCTGCTCATCTTTGATCATACTTTTTTCAGTATCTTGTTTGTCCTCACTCCCTCTTCTCATGCTTTGTTGTTCACATGCTATTTCTTCTACATCTTGCTCTTTTCATCCTCCTTGTCTTGAGCTACCAGCACCCATGGATGTAGTAGATTGAACCTTGCTAACTTCTAAATCTGCTGAGTATCTAAGCTTTGTCAGATCCCAAACCACCATTGCTGTTAGGTTTttgtagctttttttttttcatgtccaATGATGCCACAGTCATATTGAAAATATACCTATAGGTTTAACGATTTGTCTCTTGCTAACCAAAATCCTGTTGGAAGAGCCTTCGTTATATTGATGCCTATTCTGATTCTCAAGAAAAATCTCCTAAGAACTCCATCCACCTTTGGGTTTTCTACTTCAGCAACAACTCCGAACATGTTCCCAATATAAATGGTCGTTTCCTTGCTCATGTAGTCAACAAGAATACCATGAACTTGAACCCAAAATTTCGTAAAATCATGATTAACTTCAAACACAGATTCACCTTCTGTCCAAAGCTAAAGATTAATCAGATTGTCTCTCACATTCCACGATCCATTCTGAAGTATTTGCAGCCCTTTTTTTcctgtctttgaagctgaaaagTATCTTCTTTAATCCTATCTCAGTGACAGCTACACCTGGTGGATTGCCCCACATTCCCAATAAAGCATTCCTGCATGCCTTATAACTTATCACTTTATTAGAGATAACTTTTTCCACTATGTTGAGACAATCGACTTTGAATTCTAGCTCCCCTAGTTTGTTGAGACTGATAACTTTTCCTTCTATAGAGTCTATGTCTAACTTTACCTTCACTTGCTATTGCTTATCTCTTGCATGTTCTATGTCTGTGTCTTGCTATTGGTATGGAAGTCTATGTAAGAGTATGAGCTTAGTTCGGGTTATGAGATCAGTTCGGATTATAAGACTAGTTAGGTTGTTAGTAATACTAAAGATAAGTGATTGTTAAAGTAGTTAGATTATTGGTATAAATGAGGATTGGTGATAACTCCATATTAGAGAAGAACCTGATATTCAATAAGAACTCTCCTATTGAGAGAGAATTTTCTCTTATTGAAAATTTTCTCTTAGACCATGAACTTCAACCTAAAATGCTAATTTTAGGTTGGCAAGGTTTCTTCCAAATGTTTTGATTCCTTAAGAGTTAATattcaaaatcgtccctgaaagatacctcGATCTCCATTTCAGTCTCCAAAAGAAAAAGTTAACCAAAACAATCCCCGAAAGATATGCGAGTTATTCAAGTTCGTCCTTCCGTCATCTCCTTCGATGATTTGGCTAACGTTCGCTGACGTGTGATGTTAACTGCCACCGTGGCAGATGCCTACGTGTGCCCTGCTATTGCTGACAAGGTAACTATGTTAAAACAGTTCAAATCAATCCCTTAGTGTTTGAACCTTAATCCTAAATTCGACGATAAATAAGTCGCGTTCAACAACCAGAGGACCATATGCCTGGGTAGaccttgaaattgttggtttgcAGTGAGGATGGAGGCAGGAAATGGAGGTCGTAGTGGTGGTGTGTCATTTCCGTCGAACGGCAGTAATGGTTCCAGCGCTTCAATGCGAACCAGGAGAAAAACTCATGGGGAATCATGTTTCTGTGGGTTGAAGGATGTGATAAAAAAATCTGGGACAacagagaactcagatagactatTCCATGAATGTCCAAGGTACCGGGTGAGTGTTGTGGAAAAAGCTAAAGGTTTTCCATCTTGTTTTCTGTTGTTgggtatttttcaattttttgttttctgatttTTGAATTTGCAGAAGGGCAGTCACTGCAATTACTTTAAGTGGGTCGATGATGATGACTATCAAGGGGTGACTGAAGGTGGAACAAAGAAAGATTATCAGACTGATTTGCAGGTTGAAAGTGACTATGATGAATGGAGGTTGAAGGTGGCATGGAGACTGGGCAGCTTGGAAGCTGAAGTTAAAGCATTGAAACTGCTAATAATTTTCATGTTTGTGGTAGTTGTCATTAATGTGATCCTTTGTTGTTTGTTATGTAGTTCCAAGTAAACTAAATTCTGTTGATATGTCATGGTGTAATAAATTGAATGGCTTGAATGAGAATAGATGTTTCCATTTGGTTTTTTAAGATTAAGACCAAACTATCCATCAAATGTTCCAAACTAATTAGAATCACTGTTACAGTAAGATATATTAAGCCATGAATAGAATCAGTAATCGAAGTACTCTTAAGCCTTGTGTTGCCACAGAAGGCTAAATGTCACATTGTCTTAAGGATAAATACCATAGCAAATTCATAAGGTTTTACATGAGGATACAAAGATGAAAAGAAGGCTAGACCAAAATAAAAAGGCAGAATACAACTTTCAATTACACAGATAACCACAATGTTTATAATGGAACTTCAATTGCCTTGTGCAAAAAACATAAAGTACCCCCACACAGAAAAAAGGGCTTCATTGTTGGTTTGTTAGGCTGTAAGGTTGGTCTATTGGGCTGAGAGGTTTGCTTCTTGGACTGAGGAACCATTGTTGTGGGCATCTTGGCAGGTTGAGAACTACACTTCTTAGCTTGGGAAGATTTCTTCtgtttcaagctttttgcttcgACATTCACTAGATCCTCCTCCATGTTGTCTACTATACAAGGCTGTGAAATACAATTCTCAAGGTAGAGATTGATTACATATTGGTTTCTCCTACAATCCTTGCACATTGCAAGTAAGTCTGCATCTGTGACTAAccttcttaacccggatgaaagAGGAACTCCAGGATCTTTTCACCAACAGTTTCCAGCTTCAATGTAACCTAACTCCTTATAGTAACCCCTTACAAAGAACACATCAAGCGTGTACATCCATCAACACCTCTGTATTATCAGGTTCATATATCATGTCTCCTTCCACATTCCTTTAAACAATCCACTATGGTGAAACATAAAAGTCATCGGAGGACCTTCCATCTACAATAACAAAAACGAAAATACCCTTAGCCCACAGATTGTCACTAGCTATTCTCAATCATAAGAAAACAAATCCTAACCCCAAAATGAACATGCAACAACGAAAAAGAACCATCATTAAAATGAAACACCCATAACCAAAAATTATCATAATGGCAGTCAAAGTAAAGTATTCTGACACACTCAAAATCTTCAAGAACAGTCACACAAACCCTTAGCCACCCCAAACTCCTGCCTTAAATCAGAGGAAAACATACAGCACACCACTAGGAAGACATCATGccacaaaatgactcaaaaaacatgaaaaagctTTCAGCCTTACCTCTAACCGTCGTGATTGCTTCTTCTGCAATCAATGTTGCTCCAAGAGACGATGAACTCTGTTTTCAGTAGCGATACCTAGTCTGCTTTAATCGTCAACCAACACTAACAAAGGTTGATGGCGTGGTTCAAATGCAAGGTGAAACGCTTAGGGCATAGCTTGAGGGAGACAAAACATTTTGGAGCCAAACATAGAGAGATAGTTGTTATGAGATGTGGTGAGACTTTGCAACATTTTGAATCTCTTCTGCACACAAAACGACGACGCATCAGGGCTAGGAGGGCATTCAATCAAAACTGCATCGTTTTCCTTGTCTGCCACGGTGGCAGTTAACGTCACACGTCAGCGAACGTTAGTTAACTCAGCGAAGGAGATGACGGAAGGACGAACGTGAATAACTCGCATATCTTTGGGGGACtattttgattaactttatctttcagatggagatcgaggtatctttcaaagatgattttgactattaactctatTTCTTAATTGGTACAAACATCTTGGACCAATTTCAGCTGCTTTTTTGACAAGGTTATTATTactatatctttattttatatttttttttggaccAAGATGAGTACACACCGTTACAATGGTGGGCTTCAATATGTGGGCCTTTTTATGAAAATTTGACTTAGGAATTACTTTtgctaacattttttttttttgactttttTGCTAGCGTTTCTTACGAAAAACAGTTTACTAGTTACTTACGAAAGTCTTTAGATGTGAAAACTTGTTCAGACCAAAAACGGTGAAAATAACTGTGCAATCAGATACTGACAAAAACTCctgacaaacaaaaaaaaaaagatttttctgACAAAAAATCGCAGGGAGCATTCAGAATTTCAGATATACATATATTCAGGTaataaaactacctaaaaaaaaACTTTCTCAATATATTAAGGCCATGATTATAAAATTTGCAATAGTATCAGTAAAAATGTAATTATGTAACACAAAAATGAATTTGATTAGTAGGAGTAATAAACTGTGCAAAGAAAcaagtaataataatattaaattaaattaaattaataatagcgTGGAGTGAACCTCCGTTTACCAAAAACCACAACACATCGAACTCGTCAACAACCTATGCCGCAACAAACATTACAACAAAATTCCCGTAATCTTTCGCTTTCACTTCTAATTTGATTATTGATTTGTACAACGTAAGCTTCGCATTCTCTTTCAAAAACTAAGCTTGTCTAAAGCACCCTTGTTTGTTGTTTGCTTCCAAATTTTGCATTCTTTGGTCACCAATTGAGTAgttaatctttcattttcttctatcTGATCAACGTTGGGTTCTACCCCTTTTGACTCCTCTTCAAGCAACCCCCTTTCTATTGATTTTTTTGTTCCTTAAGTTAATTACTATGTTGAGTACTGGGTTATTCCCTTTGATTCGCTCTAATCAGCTTCAGCTCAGAACTGGGTCGTTGAATTTGAGTTGAAAAGCTTCTCTTTTCGACATCTCGGGAATGAGATTTGACATGGTTCCCAGTGAAAGATTCAAGCTTTGTATAAGAATTGCATTTGGGTGGTGGATTTTTCTACTGTTTCTTCCCTCTGTGACTGGTCTCAGACCCTTACGGGAAAGAACTCGTTCTTGGGGCGATGAGGTTTGCTTCTATCTTGATTCTTGAATGTCTGGAAAATTTGAGGATGTATATTGTAAATTTTACCCAAAAAAGTTGTCTTTTAGTTTTTAGTGTTGATCATTTACTGTCAAGCTGTGAGGGGTTGCTATAGCTGCTATTCTGCTGTTTGAAAGTAGAAACTAGAAATAAATTCATAGTGTAGTGTTCTTGCAATAATGATGCTGTAAATATGGAACCATGTGGTTTAAGGAAGATGATAAAGGTATTTGAACATATTGTAAGTAGTGCTAAAGTAGTGCATAATTTATTTAGTGAGAGAATTCAACAAACTTATACATTCCACACTTTACTTATAATTGGAGGGCATTGCTATAATACATGGCTAGTTTTATGCTCAATTTCCATGGATTATTGTAGAATGCTCTTTTAACAATCAGCAATCATAACTGTCAACGGGCATTTGCAGGGTTATTTCTTTTTGTCCAAACATTTCTTTGCTTCCGAAGTGTTGCAGTTTCAAACATTTTTAGAACCTGTGGTAGAAGTAGCTGAAAAACATTGTGCCGTCTAATTGAAAACAAACTAGATCATTTGCAAATAAGTTTATAGAAAAATGTACATGACTTTGTCATGTGGTTTTTACTGATTTGTTAGTAGTAATTAGTAACATCCAAGGACATGATCACAGACCATAGCTTTTTGACTTTATTGATATTTAACTTCCCTAAACACTGGATTATcattagaaattattttacttgataaattgtgatttatgtgattgaggcaaAATCTTAATGGAGAAGAACTCAAcaaatttcattttcttattgCTTCTCCCAGTGGCTTACAAGAAAAGATGAGACTGATAGTGGTCCATTTTCACAATGGAACATAACTGGAACTTATAGAGGTTTGTATTCTTTAAGAAGcttgagtcaatttttttttttttcgtgttCGTAGCTTGCTGTTGTCTTGAGGTTGCGGTTTGGTCTGCTGTTCTAAAGTTTAATATGTCCATTTGTATAGTTGAAGTACTGCTTTTAGGAGACAGTTTGACCTTTTTTAACGAGTTGACACTTTCATGGAGTAGAATGTTTTCTTTGAAGACAAAACGGTCTAAATGCTAATCATAAGCTTCTTATCTTTTGGCTTAAGTTACTTTAAATACATTTTTTACTAACTATTCTCGGGCAGATAATATATGGGAAAGGGGGGCAGCACCTAGGTATAGGCTAAGATGTTTCCATGAATTATCAAAATGAACTTATGGCATTTGGACAGATCATGTAATTTAAAAAGGTTTTGTTCTTCACTTCGAATAGTGTGAGTTATAATACTTGGTTCATTTACAACGGTGTGTTTGTTTGTAAAGTCTGAGACTGTTTTTGTATATTGACCTCGTTAATGCAGGGAGTTGGAAGTTTTCAGATGCCGCAAATGGCTCTTCCAGATTTCCAGACATCAGAAAAACAACTGGTAATTCTGTAATTGAATTAGTTAGTACACCAACGAAGATAACTGGAGTACATTACGTTCAGGTGAGAATTGAAATATACATTTCACAGAAATTCAGCTATCGTAACTCATATAGCTTCTTAATTGTTCTATCATGTGCCATATACCGAATAGCTAATTAACAAACATATTCATGCTTTTTCCTCAGGGGGTTATTATATTCCATGATGTGTTTGACAATGAATATAATGTTGGTGGTGCCCAGATCAGAGTGGAAGGTGTATATATATGGCCTTTTAGACAGCTTCGAATGGTAGCCAACAGGTGATTTTCATAATATAAATGTCTACTCAAGTTTACATATTAATCGTGCAAGTTGGCGAATGTTATCATGCTTGTTTATATTTAGAATTTCACCTTGAATATGTTCTTTAATGCTCTGTTGTATTTGCAAAGAAATGCCTAAAATGTCCTTACTCTTTTGAATATGCTCAAGAGTTTCTTTCCTACTATTGCAGTGGAAAAGAGGGAGAATTGAATCAGGATGGAGATTATATTTTATCCAATCCATACCATCTGGTAACCATCATTTTTTTATGTATCCTTGATGTTtacattttgtatattttttgtagAATACCTCCTCCCCCCCCCCTTGTAGCTTTaaatattttctcttattaacTAGTAGATCACTATGGAGAATTTCTTACACTCCAAGTTCCTTGTACTTTCCTTCTCTTCATCTTAacaaattttctcttttatttatttatttttaaaaaagtgagCATCCAAAGTAATTATCTGCTACATGTATTATACACAGCTTGGAGTTTTCTCATCTCAGGTACTGCAAGATTCTTCCCGAGATAAGATGTGGAGAAAGAAACATTGTAATTTATCTCCCATACTAATACACTGAAGGAATTTCCCATAATTTTGTGGTATTATTGACTTGCTATTCTTTTTCTCTGCTGCAGCTCCAATGCATGACATGGAGAAACATTGTAATATTGAAATTGCTGCACAGCTTTCACGCTTACCATCAACCAAAAATGGTACTTTCCCCGGCATTTCAATACTTATTGACTTCCtcacaataaaaatatttaacattaATATCTTCCTTTTGGTGCTCTTCCATTCTAATATAACCAATTCCGGATATTACATGTTCAGTAGGAAAAGAATTGTTTGTACATTGCACAATGAGTTTTCCTCATTTTGTTTTTATCCATTGAGATCATTCTTTTTATtgataatgattatatttttgtatattttttaccgGATGATTTACCATGTGCTTATATTATTTCCTATAGAAGGAGAACATGATCGTTTTCACCTCGAAGGTTTGATGGAGAGTCCCTCCACGGATGATGATGGGGACTGTTTCTCACCTTTACTGTTAAATACAACTTCTGTCAACATTGAGGTGTACTATAACAAAGCAGTGAACTATACCTTGATGGTTACTTTTGTATCCTTCAATCATGGATATTCTTACAGCATTATTATTTGTTGTTGTTCATAACCCTGTTAGTTCCTTAACGTACATATATCAGGTTTCTTTCTTGCAAGTTCTTCTACTGATTCGTCAAATGGAGCATAGCAGCACTCAATCTGTAAGAATTTACTTTTATTTGAGATTTCATATGCCATGGATTTATAAAATGGAATTAATATGTAAATCTTCAATTTGGATGTATGTATCAGATACTATTTATTTCGTGATTTCATAGTAATCTGTGAATATGATTTTGATATTTCCGCAGGGAGCTGCTAAGGTTTCAATATTGTTAATTGGCCAGCAGGCGATAATGGATGCTTATCTTTGCCTTTTACATCTGACTGCAGGAATACTAGTTGGTAAAATTGAGATTTCACAACTTGAAACTGATGAATGAGAATGACCCACAAAATGCAGTGTTatgtttttattgatttttatatGCTATTACCATTGTTGCAATAGAGCGGACTTGAGTCATTGATTATCTTATTTTGTAGTATTTATCAGattctcattttaataattatagctGCTGCCTGAAATGCAGAATCCTTGTTTAATGCTTTTGCAACTGCTGCATTTTTCAAGTTCGTCGTCTTTTCAATATTTGAGATGAGATATCTCCTCACCATCTGGAAGGCAAATAGGCCTTTGAGTAGCGGAGAAGGTTGGGAGGCAATGAGGCGCGAACTTTCCGTCTTATATAGCCGTTTCTGTAAGTATTCATTTAGAATGAAACGTTTGAGAACTGCTAGGAGAtcatcagaatttattgtttttggtcaTCACTTAGCCATCAACTCAATTCTTTTAGTCTAGTAATCCAACaacatattttatttcatacttttaaatattgatgactAACTGAtggccaaaaacaataaattatgaTAGCCTTCTAGCATTGCTCGTGAAGAAATAGTGCCTGCATGATAAAGAATTCATTGTATGATGTGGCCGGATTTTAATGGTTTCACTTTCTCTGCAGATGGAATCCTGTTAGGAGGCATTCTCCTCATGTACGAGTTCCATCACCATTTGAGACCTATTCTTCTTCTTATATACTCCTTTTGGATACCTCAGATAATCACCAACGTTATCCGTGACTCGCGCAAGCCGCTGCATCCTCATTATATCCTTGGGATATCTGTTACTCGCTTAGCAATCCCGCTATATGTTTTTGGTTGCCCAAACAACTTCATGCGCATACAGCCGGACAAGAGCTGGTGTGTTTCGTTGGCTGCATTTATTGGCCTTCAAGCTTcagttcttcttcttcagcattaTCTCGGCTCACGGTGGTTCATCCCTCGCCAGGTTAGGCCAACTGTCTTCTTGTTGCTTTATGACCACTTACACATTCAGATGATTTCATCAAATTCTTCTGATCATGAGCACGACTCTGCGGCGAAGATGGCAATATCCAAACTCTCACTATTGTGATCTGTGGAACACTTGCATGAATCTTTTCTCTATCTTTGTTTCTTTCATGATTCGCAGATACTACCTGAGAAGTACAGCTATTATAGGAGGTTTAATCAAGATCCAAGACACGCTATGGATTGTGTTATTTGCATGACATCCATTGATCTTAATCAACGGTCTAATGATTGCATGGTATGTCAATATAAACTTAAACCTTTGTTAAACTCGAATTAAGAACTACAATCTGGATTTAAGCCTAATGTGCAGACTATTACACAGGTGACACCTTGTGATCATTTCTTTCACTCTGGTTGTCTGCAAAGATGGATGGACATAAAGATGGAGTGCCCAACTTGCCGGCGCTCGCTACCGCCTGCATAAAGTGATTTTTCGTGGCTTATTTCAATAGGACCAACAACTGACCCTGTTCAACTTGATAGATACTTCTGGAGTTCTGGTAACATGCTTAGGCCGTAGTTACATCCAACTTCTTTACATTGTTTTGCTTTCAATATTAGGTGGCAGAAGTGAAggtttattaagttttatttttgttacacCAACACCCCATGTGAGCTAACTACGATTGCCTCACATGGGTTTTATGTTAaccctttctttttcttataGAAATTTTGTAACTTGATTTTTCCACCATATTCCAGATGCTGTGAGTATGGTTTATGTAAAGAAAAATGTTAAGCTACCAACATTTTATTAGATCAAAtgcaaaataaatccaaaaaagGTATTAATCTTCTAACGTTTTTCTTTAAGGtgcaaaagaaaagacaaaattgTAATTTTACCTTTTAACACGAAATGTAATCTTTATTCTTTTTGTCATTTGTGATTCCCATTCTAACTTCCTAAAATAGATTGCACCGTTGCACATTAGTGAAAATATTTGTTAgtttctctttctttatctttttcatgTGGCACCAACACTTTCGTACTATATTAAGATACATTGatccaaaaaatatatgaaaaattgaTAGTGATAA contains:
- the LOC112772115 gene encoding transmembrane E3 ubiquitin-protein ligase FLY2 encodes the protein MRFDMVPSERFKLCIRIAFGWWIFLLFLPSVTGLRPLRERTRSWGDEWLTRKDETDSGPFSQWNITGTYRGSWKFSDAANGSSRFPDIRKTTGNSVIELVSTPTKITGVHYVQGVIIFHDVFDNEYNVGGAQIRVEGVYIWPFRQLRMVANSGKEGELNQDGDYILSNPYHLLGVFSSQVLQDSSRDKMWRKKHSPMHDMEKHCNIEIAAQLSRLPSTKNEGEHDRFHLEGLMESPSTDDDGDCFSPLLLNTTSVNIEVYYNKAVNYTLMVTFVSFLQVLLLIRQMEHSSTQSGAAKVSILLIGQQAIMDAYLCLLHLTAGILVESLFNAFATAAFFKFVVFSIFEMRYLLTIWKANRPLSSGEGWEAMRRELSVLYSRFYGILLGGILLMYEFHHHLRPILLLIYSFWIPQIITNVIRDSRKPLHPHYILGISVTRLAIPLYVFGCPNNFMRIQPDKSWCVSLAAFIGLQASVLLLQHYLGSRWFIPRQILPEKYSYYRRFNQDPRHAMDCVICMTSIDLNQRSNDCMVTPCDHFFHSGCLQRWMDIKMECPTCRRSLPPA